The Piliocolobus tephrosceles isolate RC106 chromosome 10, ASM277652v3, whole genome shotgun sequence nucleotide sequence AATGTGAACATCCTGGGGGGCCAGACGGAAGGCGTGAGGAGAAGACCAGGCGGCTCTCCAACTCCCGAGGAATCACCGTCCTGACACGCCAACAATCAACCACCCGGGCCAGGGGCCGACTGGGGCCCCCGCTCCCCTCCCGCAGTGCGTCTGGGGGGCCGAGGCCAAGGATTAGAGGGGTGACCCTCCCGAGGCGCGGGGAAAGGGAGTGCCGGGCACGGTGCCCTCAAGGTCACCACGCGCCGTGGCGGGGGCGACCGGTGGCGGGATGGGCCGTGGCGCGGCCGAGACGGCTCCGTGAAGCCGAAGACCTGCGGGTGTAGACCAGAAGCCCCAACGAGCCCCATCCCTTGAGCCCGGAGCAGCGACTCCTGGACTGACCCGGCGCTGAGGTGCACGGCTGCGGTGCACCGCGAGAAACCCGCTCACCTTTTACAATCTCCCGGCAAGAGGCAACCTGCGAGGGGCCCCGGCCGCCCCCGCCAGCTTCTCCTGAATCCGGCGCAACCCGCCGGGCACCCAGCTATCAGGACCCCTGCCGCGACGCCAGACCTCCGTGCTCCGCCCGGCCTCCCCCGCAGGTGACCTGCCCCGCCGCCCCCGCCGCTGGCGGGCGGCGGCCGCCACTCACCTCGCCCGGCAATGGGCACCATTTTCCgagggggaaggaaagagaggctgCAGGAGGGTCGCGGAGCGGTGAGGGGCAGCGGGAAACGCAAAGGATGGGGGCTCTGTCCTCAGCGCGTCAGCAGTCGGCTCGCACGGCTCGGGGCGCCACGCGGAGGTGCAGCTGCACCTCGGGGATCGGGCGGCCAAGGAGCCGAGAGGCTCGGCGTCCACCAGCCGGGGCTCCCTACTCACGCTGCACTgcgaggaggcggcggcggcggcagcgaaggaggaggaggcggcgCCCGGCCGTCCCCGCCCAGAGCCCGGCAGCCACCGAGTGGCCGCCCGCGTCCCCGCAGGACCCGCCTCCTCGGCTCCGCAGAGCCGCACACAGGGCGCGCCGCGCTCGCTGGGCACGGGCAGCTCAGCCGGCCTCACGCCGCCGTCCGCAACAGCAGCCGCGGGCGGGGTGCAGCCCCCTCCGTGAGCGCCACAGCCCGCCCCGCTCGGGGCGGGGCCCGCGGGCACCGGAGAGCGGACGGCCGAGCACGAGGGGGCTGCGCGCAGCTCCGGGCAGGGACCCCGTCTGCACCGGGTGGCCAGCAAGATTGCCGGGGTAGGCAGGGGGAGGAGAACGCTCACCCGTTCCGGTCTGGCGCTCCCTTCTCTCCACACCCACACGCCTCCCGCTCCACGCTGGCGGCACAGCTGCTCCCGCTGCcacagccgccgccgccgccgccgaaGCTcgcgccgccgccgctgccgccttggctgggcgcggtcaCGTGACGCGGTCCGCGGGGACCCTGGGGGCGGGCgggtgcgcgcgcgcgcgcgcggaGGAAGCGCGGCTCGGACCGGGACTGGGAGCGGAGCGGCACTGGGAGGGCGTTTAAGGGGAGGACCCGGCGAGCGCGCCCCCGGCTGGCGAGCGCGCGCCCGGCGATTAGAACTTGCCGCGCGGTCGGGAAAGGGTGGCCGGACTgaggggcgggggtggggacTTGCGCCTCCGCAcgcccctccctctcttccttcccttgagCGCCTCGGCTAGCTGCTGCCCCCGCCCCCTCCAGCGCGCCCCTTCCCTCCTGCCGCAGCCTGCGATTGGCTGAGAGGGTCTGACGTCTGTGTTTCCATGACGTGTTGGTGCGGGAGGGAGCGGCGGGGGAGGAGGGGGTGGCTCAGGCGCGCGGGGAGGTGACTCTGTCAGTCACAGCTGCTGTTTCGGCGCGGGGCCGGGCGGCTGCCGCGACATGTGGAGGCAGGAGAGCAATGATTGCCGCAGGAGAAGTGCGGGCGCCCTTCACCTGGGCCCCCTCCCGAACCGCCCCCGGGCCCGTGCCCCTCCAGGGCCCAGGAGTGAGCCAGCGGGAGGGCTAGGGCAAGCGCTCCTGGCGAGGACAGATTAAGGCGAACCCCCAGTCAGCGGACATTTGAGCGGCTCCTCGCCGCGTCTCTGCCCCCACTCCAAAACGGACTCGACGCCTGTCCCGGGCCGTGACGCACGCACCGGACGACAAAAGTGCTGCCCGGCTCGCTCCCACTTTGGGGAAGAGAGCTCACTCCCCATGCGGGCGCGGGGCACCCCACCTCTGTCCCTGCCAGTTGGGTCCGCAAACACCGGGGATCCCGGCTGCAGCGCCCAAAGGGTTAACGCAGGCATTCGGCCAGTGCAAACCGGCCTCACAGGATCCGCGCTTAAAATCCGGGTGTTTTCATTTTGGGTTTGCTTTTTCTACTATGCCAAGCTGATGGCTCTCTCTTAATGCTCTTGTAACATCTCAGCCCTGCACCCATCTTTCCTGAGGGGAAAAGGAAACGGGATAACTTGCGGTATTTCGATGCTCAAAGGTAACCGGCGGCTCTGCTCCAACCTTCAAGAGATTTTGCaagttgaaaaacaaagaaaatcatccTTCGTAACatctacttaaaacaaaaaaaaaaaaaagcaggttttCCTCCTTGTACACACGTATACACAGTAAAGATGTGTATCTTACCTTAGATACCGCGCTTCATCTTCATCTAATCTTTATTTGAACTCACCGTCGCCACTGGCCCAGAGACCTTGTCAGTGTTATTTTCAGTATCACTTAAATCAGAACAAAAAGATAAGTCCTGCAATATTCTTTCTCTTAATTCCAGAACtggaaaattaatatttgtatagcCTCCTCAAAAGCATACAGGCGATAGGAAGTATGGTATTATGTTCAGATTAtagcatttgttttaaaatattttaaaagctttgacAGAAAATGTGTAAAAGAAGTTTAAAAGTGAATAAATCTAAATCAATGctgttgtaaataatttttttatcagTTTATGTATCTCACTAGGCTAGACGTTACCAGCCTTCTGAGCTGTGCCCTTGATGTGCAAAATGAACGAACATTTGACAGGATAGCATTTTTCCTCTCTTCAATCAGTGATAGAGGATTGGTTAATGTGGTACAATAAATAGCCCTTCCTGACAttatttcaaatctttttaaCAGAAGAATAACCTAAATTTCATCTAAGTAAGTTTCAGTATTATTTTCCcctaaaatatctttcaaaacgATTCAGAGACATTTAAGAATCACTGGCTTTTTTCCAACTTTTCCTCCAAGGAAGTCACAATAGAAGTTGAATTATGTTTCTACTGTAATCAAGAATTTGACATTAAAGTAATATATGAATCATTTCTATAGTACACTAGCAAAATGGGTAATAGATTAAACTAGAATCTGTTCACTTTGTGGGTTTGTTCCATTTCCGGATTATAAAGTGAATGCTCGTAAAGTGTTGTGGTCATGAAACAATGATTGAGCATCTTTATTTAAGAACATGATTCaattaagttttcatttatatcgttaaatctataaattgaaacatacggaatatatattcatgtatgtcCGTAAATGAAAACGTGAATGTGTGTGTATCCCAGGACATATTTGTATGCATTTTAATGAAATGTGAGTCATATGCAATGACAAACTTTTACTGTCATAGTCGAGAAAATTGTACTGTagtttggtttttatatttttattcttcaaatagaaaataaagggtGAAAGCAATGTAGAAATAACTTCACATTACATTAaggaattcaatttctttctctacAGACTTAGTACTAAAACCTCtttcatacatatttttcaatgtaaaaatcaagaaaatattgcATTGCTTACtgtttccttgaaaaaaaaattgaacgaTCTGAAATCAAAGATGCCACTGTATATAACAGTATCCTCTTAATCTTAGACCTAACTTATCCCATGGATTTAACTGATCTAGAGATATATCTATGCATAAGGAAcaatataataatacaatttacttaggaaataatattttaaagttcttttaaaatgcattttagctACAATGCAAAACTTATAAAAGAATTTATAtacagtcaggcgtggtggctcacgcctgtaagcccagcactttgggagactgaggcaagcagatcacgaggtccggatatcaagaccatcctggccaacatggtgaaaccccgtctctactaaaaatacaaaaattagctgggcgtggtggtgcatgcctgtaatcccagctactcaggaggctgaggcaggagaatcgcttgaaccagggagtccaaggttacagtgagccgagatcacaccactacactccagccaggcgacagagcgagtctcagtctcaaaaacaaaacaaaacaagtatttAAACCCTATGACAAGTTACTATTTGGGATGTTAACTTTAAAGAGAGGCTGCAgattcaaaataatatatttggttTTTTTAAGTTATGCTCTTTTTCATGGAGTAAATCTAAACAACTGAGATATTTGCTGAAAAGTTGATCAATTCAAGATATATAACACGTGAAGACAGTTTTCTAAAATCCTCAGTGTAAGTTTAAAGAGAAACAACTTTATTTTGTCACATGCATCTAGCAATgggacaaaataaatacatatcaaCTGCagtgtattttataaaacattctttcCCCATAAACACATTTTACATATGTGAATGTGTCAGTGCTGATCCTTACAGAATCCTAAAGAGAACTGATGCATGCAggaaggcaggggaggaggatattaaatttttcatttaaaatagttgTATATGTTCTCAAATTTCTATTAACCTGAATCACCAGAGAGAGGTGTCAAGAGAAAGATTACTTAGCTGAAACCCACAGAGAACTGTTATCTATTAGTAACAAATTAAttacatttgttgaattaaatggAGTATAATTATATGTAAGCCTAAAATAAGAATTTCAACTCACATGATGGAAAAATTTTTATAGGTGAAAAATGCAAAGTGATTAGATGTTATCATTTGACAGGAATTATTAGTGCCTACATACAATGTACTCTTCTAGTATAACACATTTTTTTGACCCCAAATGTTCTAACCCACAGAGTATGGTCCTAAATCTAAATTTCAGAGAAGCGAAAAAGACATAGCTCATACCTAAATGTTGAGGAATTTTTTCTAAGGAGTATTTGGACTTGATTTGTGCCATGAAAGAGATACAGGATTTAAATTAATGCAAAAGATCTGCAGTAGTAAAGCCAGGAAACGTACCTGGGAACTAACAAGTttaccacatttatttttctatccttttattaTTCAAGAAACGTGTTTACTACCTTTGATATCCCTCACCTCCCTAAGTGGCACTCATGAATTTTCTCACTAATAGTGGTGAGTTATGATATATCATAATCATCAATAATAGTGAGTTATGATATAGGGTTATGAGGTTCGGGTGagatatttatataaagttcttaACATAGTGCTTGATGTGtagtatatgctcaataaatgtcataaTTATTATTCATAAACATTCTCTTTATtaccaagaagatataacaacaacagcaaattttactcatttttacttgttgatgtattagtccattcttgtgttgctataaggaagtttctgaggcaggataatttaaaaagaaaagagatttaattggctgaCAGTTCTGTAGCCTGTAAAAGCATGGCACTGGAAtatgctcagcttctggggaggcctcagggagcttttactcatggtagaaggtgaagcaggagcaagcacatcacatggccagagcaggaggaaggagaggtgcTACAtgcctttaaacaaccagatctcttgagtACACACTATTGGGAGGACAGCACCAACctatgagggatctgcccccatgacccaatcatgTCCCAcaggccccacccccaacaattggagattacaattcaacatgagatttaaagGGGACAGTATTCAAACTATATCGTTCCACCCTGACCCTTCAAATCTCATGGTCTTCTGACACTGCAAAATATATTCATCTATTGCCAATAGTCgaccaaagtcttaactcattccagcatgaGCTCAATTAAAAGTCCCAAGCCAAAAGCTCATCTAGAGAtgagttccttccacctatgagtgtgtaaaatcaaaacaagttattttctttcaagatacagtgggggtataggcattgggtaaacactcCCATTTGTAAAGGGAGAAACCAGCCATAAGAATGGGGTTACAGGATCCACACAATGAAATCtaacagggcagtcattaaatcttaaagcttcaaaacaATTCCTTTGAGTCCATGTCCTGCATTTAGGGCATACTGGCACAAGGGTTGGGCTCTCAAAGCATTGGGcaactccacccctgtggctttgcagggttcagccaCCATGGCTGTTCTCACGAGTTGGAATTGAGTGcttgtgacttttccaggtgcagggtgcaagctgccagtggatctaccattctggggtctggaagatgaTGGCCACCTTCCCACAGCTATACTAGGTAGTTCCCCAGTGGGTACTCTATATAGGGAGTCgaatcccacatttccccttggcactgccctagtagaagATCTCcttgagggctctgcccctgtgtCAGGCTTCTTCCTGTGCACGCAAGCTTTCTcatacatcctctaaaatctaggtggaggctgccAAACCTCCTTCACTCTTTCACTCTATGTACcaacaggcttaacaccacatggaagctgccaaggcttatggTGGAAGGCTTATACCCTTTGAGGCAGTGGTCTGAGCTCTATCTGGGACCTTTGAGCcgaggctggagctggagcagctagGATGCAGGGGGCAGTGTTCCAGGGCTGCACAGTGCAGCAAAACCCTGGCTCTGGCCCATAAAACCATTCTTTCTtcctagacctctgggcctgtgatgggaggggttccctcgaagatctctgaaatgcctttgaggcctttTTCCAATTGCCTTGGCTATTAGCATTTGGCTCCCTTTTAGTCATGCTAATAACTCTATCAAGTGGTTGCTCCCCAGCCTCCTTGAATTCCTCTCCTCTTTTACTTTGCCACATagctaggctgcaaattttctaaacttttatgctctgcttcccctttCGATATAacttccaactttaagtcatttatttgctcCTGCACCCAAGGATAGGCTGTTAGAAGCAACCAAATAATTTCtcgaatgctttgctgcttagaaatttcttccaccagataccctaagtcattaCTTTTTAGTTCAAACTTCCACATACTAGGACATGAAGAgaattcagccaagttctttgctaaggcataatatggatgacctttgctccagttcccaataatttCTCATTTGCATCCGAGACCTAGTTAGCCTGTACTTCACTGTTCATATTACTATCAGAATCCataaccatttaaccagtctctagagaagttccaaactttccctcatcttcctgtcttcttctgagctctccaaacttccaacctctgcccattaccctaTTCCAAAcctacttccacattttcaggtatctctGTAACAATGCTCTacttctcagtaccaattttctgtgttagcttgttcttgctttgttttgaaggcataccaaagactgggtaagtttaattggctcacaggtctgcaggctgtacaggaagtatagcACCagtatctgctcagcttctgcagaggcctcagggaacttttattcatggcagaagatgaGACAGGAGCAGATATGTCATATGACAAGAGCGGAGTGAGAAGAAGAGGAGGTGtcacacacatttaaacaaccagatctcatgagtaTTTTCTactgtgaggacagcaccaagccatggagatctgcccccatgacccaattacttcccaccaggccaCAACTCCAACAtcaggaattacaattcaacttgagatttggaggggacaacaTGCAAACTGTGTCATTTGGTCAAGTACATTATTAtcttagaattattattttttgcatccTGTGAAACAGACACTATTTGTGATACTTTCAAAGTGCACCAAATTTAGTCTCTAATGATCACATAATTTGACTGATAAAGTCTAAGCCTCTTCCTGGCAAATAAAATCTTAATCTGAATCAGTAAGACatgcttttggctgcaagtaaccAAAAGCTAAACTAGTAGTGGCTTTAATGAATACcagtttattattctttaaattatgGTATGGTTGATTCAGCTATTAAACATAGCCATCAAGGATCCAGGCTCAACCATCCCTGGTATATGATATCAATAAGAACATCAACAGGATTCTCTCACATTTGTGGTTCTCTAATTGCttatacttttatataatttttcattgttgCCCATTTTTCTTCAAAACTCCACTTTTGGGGGTACACAAAAGAATCACCTTTATGAGTTTACcaatgcagattcctgggtccCACTCCCAGAGCTTCTGATGGAGTCTGGACTAGAGCCAGCAGATCTGCATTTTTGACAGTCCCTTTAGCTGATTCTGTTGcaacacattttctgtatccctCCTCTGTTATAAGGTAGGAAAGCAAAATGTCTTTTTAGAAGGCATTGGCAATAAGGGGATggttcatctatttatttatacaaaGAAACTTATTAATCACTTATTACATGCTGATAtaagtgtccccacccaaatctcatcttgaattgtagtttccataatccccacgtgttgtgggagggacccagtgggaggtaattgaattatgggggcagtacCCCCTATGCTATTCTCTTGATAGTAAGtttttatgagatctgatggttttataaggggctttccacTTTGCTcagttctcatttttctctacctcccaccatgtgaagaaggacgtctttgcttccctttctgccatgatcatAAATATCCTgaagccttcccagccatgctgaactgtgagtcaattagatctcttttctttataaattacccagtctcatgtatgtctttattagcagtgtgacaATGGACCAATACACATGCCATGCCTAACTGAAACTGGCATATAATGGGCACTTGAAATAAAGATTTGtcccaaatgaatgaataaacaaatgaactatCACCTCCCTGATGATGAATTCTAAATTTATACCCACAGCCTTCATCCTTTATTCTGATGACCTGACGAACTTCTTCCAGGGtcaattctttttatctttcagatAGAAACAATGGAATGAAGCCAATTCACCAATCATCAAAAGAAAGTCACTGAAAGCCAATTTCTTGACCTGTGCATTGTTGGTGTCAGAGGAAAAGGGGTCAAGGGAGGAAAGCTGAAAAGTGCTGGGGAGTGAGTGGAGAGTTAAGAGGAAGGTAAGATCTAGAACATAGAGAGAGAATTCACCATGAATGGAAAAGGGAACATCTCTCTGAGgcagaaaaaaggtaaaaaaaaaaaaaaagaaaagtgaagaaagagTAAAATTTGAAGTTTCAGGGGTGGATGACACAGGCACATAAATGTCAGTCTTAATATTCCTTATATAACTGTTGCTTATGATCATTAGCCAGAATTGAGTGAGGCTAAGGACTGAAATGGGCAGATTAAAGAAACTGAAGGATGagcaaaggataaagaaaatgttatccaAGGCCCAGGTAAATAAATAGAGTACAGTTTTATAGCAATATAGGTTTACATGATATTCTCTGGTGGCTCAAACTTGGGGCTCCCATTATAGTTACAGCTATTAAGAGTTCAGGATATTCTGTTGCAGAGGGATGGAGTTGGGCACTGATTACCAGGCTGTATTACCAGACTGCTTAGGAAGTCTTCTCAGGCTTCcgtaataaaataccatagacttgGTGGCTAaaacaacaggcatttattttctcacagttctggaggccggatGTCCAAGATTATGGTGTCATCAGCATTGCtttctggtgaggtctctctATCTGGCTTGCAAATGGCCACCTTCTGccctgtcctcacatggcctttccttggtgcaagtgcatggagagagagagagggatctcttcctcttcttataaagacaccaatTCTTTCAGATTAAAGACCCACTCTTGTGAtgtcatttaaccttaattactgcCCTATAGGACCTATCTCCAAACAGTCACTTTggagattagggcttcaacatacacatttttgGAGGACAAAATTCAGTTCATAATGCAGACTCATTTGGttagcatttttcaaaattcacatGACAAGGTCCTTCAGATCCACTGGATTAGATTTCCTGTATTATGCAATCCCACTCCTCAAATGTCTGtttatgtgtgtacgtgtgtggtTTTGTGCGTATGAATGCTTGgacaaatatatgaaacaatgttAATATACAACTGAgtacaaaaacagaagaaatatgcAGTGCTAGAAATAGAGAACTCAAAGGTAGAGTGAGTACACAATACACAGATATTAGGCCCAGGGGATTACCATACCCAGAAATAAGTCAGAAATGTGTAAGCATGGAGTTTTAAAGACAGGAGATGTGGCTGGATCTGAGTGAGGCAAGGAGCTGAAATTGAACCCTCACGttctatggtctgaatatttatGTTGtcccaaaatccatatgttgaaatcctgaccACTAAGGTAATAGGATGAGGAGGAGAAAACTTTTAGGAGATAAGGCAGAGTCCACACAAATAGAGTTAGTacccttttaaaatatagtagaCTCAAGGAAATTATTCTGCCCCTTgtatcatgtgaggacacagctataAGGCACCATCTATGATACCTGgaagtgagccctcaccagacaccaaaacTGCCTCCACCTGGATCTttcacttctcagcctccagaactgtgagaagtaagttTCTATTGTTTATGAGCTGcctagtctatggtactttgttgtagcagcccaaatggactatgACACCACATAAAGCCAGAATCCTGCTTTATTGCCAGTGGTATGCTGGTACTACTTCCTACCAACTCACCTAGCTCAGAAAGTGTCACAAAAGCATCAAGGAATCTCATCTCCTTCCCAAGACTTCGGTAAAGAGGTACCAAAAacagaagacataaaataaatcTACCCTAGTCATGTCACTGAGAAACTTCATGACaccaaaagacaaagagaagtcTCAGTAGCTATCAGAGaggataaaacaaacaaaaacaatttcacCTGACAGCCACCTTTGTATTGGCAATTGTAGATGGgccaagagaaaaaggaataacaTCTTTAAAGTTCTTAGGGAaataactgatatggtttgactgtgtccccacccaaatctcatctggcattgtaactcccacaattcccacatgtcctgGGAGGAACCccgtaggaggtaattgaatcatgggggcgggtctgtcctgtactgttcttgtgataggaACCccgtaggaggtaattgaattgtgggggcgggtctttcctgtactgttcttgtgataatgaatgggtctcatgagatctgatggttttaaaaaacaggagtttctctgcaAAAGTCCTCTCTTTGAGTGCCGACATCCACATAAGAttaacttgctcctccttgccttccaccatgattgtgaggcctccccagccatgtggaactgtaagtccaataaatctctttGTTTTGTGAATTGCTCaggcttgggtatgtctttatcagcaacatgaaaatgaactaatacaataacTCTCCCAGAATGTATATCGAGGTAAAATATCATATAAGAGTGAAGGTTAGTTTAACATTTTCAGGAAAACATTAAGAACAAACTTCTCACAAACCAGAGAGCAGAGTtcccatcccagcactttgggaggccgaggtaggtggatcacctcaggtcaggagttcgagaccagcttgcccaacatggggaaaccctgtctctactacaaatacaaaaaatcagctgggcgtggtggcgcatgcctataatcccagctacctgggagactgaggcaggagaacccaggaggcggaggttgcagtgagccaagattgcaccactgcactccagcctgggcgacaagagcaaaactccatatcaaaaaaaaagagcGGAGTTCCCAAGAGAGTCGCTCCTTTTCATAAACATTTGAAGTTTCTGTCTACCCTGTTGGATGTCTGCATAGGCAGCAGATGTGTTGACCAATACCTGTTTTTAATTTAGGAGAGTAAAGAGAAATGGAGAGGGAAGCCAGAGTGAGAAGAAGAGTGGAAGGAGAGTAATCTTTTCATCCCCACCGTGTGGCTTGGCATAGATGCTTAAGTTTCCTTGTAAGACAGCTGGGAAGGTAGCTGCCAGCCAGGTGAGAGCACCTATCAGGAGACTACAGGGTGCAGCTCCAGAGAAGAGAGTTAGAATGAGGAACAAGAGGTTGTTAAGAAGCCTATCTCATATGATAGGAGACAGCAGTAGAAGGCCTTGCCGGGCTCTTCCAAAAACTCCCACATAGACCTACAAAAAAGTCAGTGTTTGGTTGCCTGCCGCATTAAAAGCATTGACAGCCAAAGGGGATTTCGATAGAGTCTAGCCAAGCAAAGGGACTCCCATTTTCTtctccaccctccctcccctcaaCACTGGAAGAGCCACAGCTTccagaagggaaagaggagggaagtAAAAGTGCAGATACTGAATGAGCACTCTCCACCCCTCAATACACACAGATGGTGATGGGGGAGAGAATCTTGTACTCAGATAGACATTTAAGATTTTAACAGTAGCAGACTAAAATTTCATTGACAGGCAGTTGAAGGCTTTGCTGGGCTCTTCTAAAAACTCCCAGAAGAGTTCAAAGGTCCCAGAAAGTTAAAGACTCTGCTTCAGATGTTGTTGAGGAACAGGTGTGGAGTATTCATTGGATCATGGTTGAAATCAGTTGTTCAAGAAAAATATCTCATTGAACTGGGCTTGAGGACCTAACCAAATAGGCAGGCAAATGAAATCAGAGTAGGAATAAGCACATGAGCAAATTGGAAGACATGAAGCAATTGCAGATCATAGACATATGAAACACAGCTTAGGTAGCTTTCCAGGAAGAGGGCTGATGTGACAAGTAAGGACATACTTGAGGTAGAGACAGGGATGGAgaaccaattttaaaattttatacttg carries:
- the LOC111545264 gene encoding uncharacterized protein LOC111545264, with translation MGTIFRGGRKERLQEGRGAVRGSGKRKGWGLCPQRVSSRLARLGAPRGGAAAPRGSGGQGAERLGVHQPGLPTHAALRGGGGGGSEGGGGGARPSPPRARQPPSGRPRPRRTRLLGSAEPHTGRAALAGHGQLSRPHAAVRNSSRGRGAAPSVSATARPARGGARGHRRADGRARGGCAQLRAGTPSAPGGQQDCRALHPSFLRGKGNGITCGISMLKGNRRLCSNLQEILQVEKQRKSSFVTST